GACTATAGATGAGTTTTTGAATATGTGCTCATTGTATATTCCGTAGGAGTTtctattgtatatattttttgcatTAGGGTTGCGCCCTTATGcactttttcaataatattctcattacttataaaaataaaataaaaaggtggtatattttatttctaaatttatcAGGTGTAAAAAAGAATATGGTCTCATTCTAGTTCTTTGTTAACGTTGTTGTCAAGTGCATACTTTTTTATCAGCATCATTTACAAAGAACTTGGAAACATTATTGAGTAATCTGAactttatgtaatttttttttttctcttttaactgGGGTTGAGGGTGAGAAGGGGGATGGCTTAATTTAAGTTCTTCTTGTACATTTGAAATCCCActtcatatttatattatttattagcTATTTAGTGAGACAGAGTACCTGGATATAAAATAAAGCATGTCGATGCTTTGTAAGACCATGAAGCACCATTCTGATAAATGGTTAATTCTGTCTATTCAAACGTCAGAGGTATAAGAGCACGTAAGAGTGATGCTTTATGTTTAACTGTCATAATTTACAGGAAGCAAGATCCCTTCTTGGTAAGTTGGAGTATCAAAGAGGTAATATAGAAGGTGCTCTTCGTGTCTTTGAGGGCATCGATCTCCAAGCTGCTATACAGCGATTGCAACCTCCCATTGCTGAAAAAGTGCCTTCCAGGAGGGGTCGCTCTTACTCTGAGCCACTGCATGCGGTCTCACAGCATGCTGCTAGCCTGGTGCTTGAAGCCATATACTTAAAAGCCAAGTCTCTCCAAAAGCTGGGGAGATTAAGTGGTAAGAGATACTTTTAAGTTTTCTTcccatttttatttccttttcgcTTTTTTACCTTTTCAGATTTGAATAAGAGCATGCATTGAACCTTGTATACTGGGGGTTTGCAGAAGCTGCTCGAGAATGTAAAAGTGTGCTTGATGCTGTGGAGAGGCTATTCTATCAGGGCATACCTGATGTTCAAGTCGACAATAAATTGCAAGAGACAGTCAGCCAAGCTGTAGAGCTCCTTCCAGAGCTTTGGAAGCAGGCTGGTCACTATCATGATGCGATTTCGGCTTATAGATGTGCGCTTCTTAGTCAATGGAACCTTGATAATGATTGCTGCACAAGAATTCAGAAACGTTTTGCGGTGCTTTTGCTGTATGGTGGAGTGGAGGCTGGGCCACCCAGTTTAGCTGTCCAGATTGATGGTTCATATATACCTAAAAATAATCTAGAAGAGGCAATTTTACTTTTGATGATTCTTATGAGGAAATTTATCCTTGGTAAGACACAGTGGGATCCATCTGTAATGGAGCACCTAACATTTGCACTATCTTTATGCCGCCAAACGCCTGTTTTAGCTAAGCAACTTGAAGAGATCATGCCTGGGGTATATCATCGAGTTGACCGTTGGAATTCTTTAGCTCTTTGCTACAGTGGAGCTGGACAAGATGATGCTGCGTTGAATCTATTGAGGAAATCTTTACATAAACATGAACGACCAAATGACCTCATCGCACTGTTATTGGCCGCCAAGATATGCAGTGAGGATTCCCATCTTGCTGCTGAGGGAGTGGTATATGCACAGAGGACAATTAATAATGCTCAGGGGATTGATGAGCACATAAAGAGTGTGGGTCTTCGTGTGTTGGGCCGTTGTTTGGGAATGCAAGCTAAAGTTTCTTCCTCTGACTTTGAGAGGTCTCATCTTCAGTCCGAGGCATTGAAGTCATTAGGTGGGGCTATTGCTTTGGACCGCAATAATACGGACTTGATTTTTGAGTTGGGTATTCAGTATGCAGAGCACCGAAATTTGAATACTGCTTTACGCTATGCAAAGAAGTTCATTGATGTAACAGGTGGATCCATATTAAAAGGTTGGAGATTGCTTGCTCTGGTTTTGTCTGCTCAACAGCGATT
This window of the Corylus avellana chromosome ca5, CavTom2PMs-1.0 genome carries:
- the LOC132181124 gene encoding protein NPG1; amino-acid sequence: MEFGEHEIGIEVREVYANGVWMKTTEVEAKLDEGNIQEAESSLREGLSLNFEEARSLLGKLEYQRGNIEGALRVFEGIDLQAAIQRLQPPIAEKVPSRRGRSYSEPLHAVSQHAASLVLEAIYLKAKSLQKLGRLSEAARECKSVLDAVERLFYQGIPDVQVDNKLQETVSQAVELLPELWKQAGHYHDAISAYRCALLSQWNLDNDCCTRIQKRFAVLLLYGGVEAGPPSLAVQIDGSYIPKNNLEEAILLLMILMRKFILGKTQWDPSVMEHLTFALSLCRQTPVLAKQLEEIMPGVYHRVDRWNSLALCYSGAGQDDAALNLLRKSLHKHERPNDLIALLLAAKICSEDSHLAAEGVVYAQRTINNAQGIDEHIKSVGLRVLGRCLGMQAKVSSSDFERSHLQSEALKSLGGAIALDRNNTDLIFELGIQYAEHRNLNTALRYAKKFIDVTGGSILKGWRLLALVLSAQQRFSEAEVVTDAAIDETSKWEQGPLLRLKAKLKLSQSLHMDAIETYRHLLALVQAQRKSFGPLRMFPQAEDDKVNEFEIWHGLANLYSSLSHWKDAEICLGKARELKQYSSEALHTEGSLREGRGQIREALAAYIDALLLEPYYVPCKILIGSVLSKRGLKVLPVARSLLSDALRIDPTNRMAWYYLGIVHRNDGRIADAADCFQAASMLEESDPIESFSSIH